Proteins from one Candida orthopsilosis Co 90-125, chromosome 2 draft sequence genomic window:
- a CDS encoding Ygr054w protein (S. cerevisiae homolog YGR054W has translation initiation factor activity, has role in translational initiation and localizes to ribosome, cytosolic small ribosomal subunit), with protein MSKSTELFCRFPRSVELIQDFEDITPSPKAQNECRCALYSRNGQVFAYTQPSEVVILDTSSQAKIYHRIDMPDVFDLSLSPKGTYLCLWCKPVLLNKENGTWNKNLKIFNIKSKAIVAEWSAKHQNGWKPQFTSEETLLSRGLNNREIQFFELKAESDAEINMSQPSFKYKLEDAKGTFQNFQISPGKNPSVAVFIPEKSGKPASVLIYNIPNFNQPVCFKNFFKAERCSLKWNSLGTALLALASTDHDTSNKSYYGETNLYLLGIAGSYNSRIDLTKEGPIHDITWSPTAREFAVSYGYMPSETTFFDARGNAIHSLPTASRNTILYSPHAKFVLVAGFGNLQGTVDVYDRQNKFSKVVSFEASNTSVCEWSPCGRFILTATTSPRLRVDNGLKVWHASGKLIYLKEFSELYSIGWKPQELSQFPPLKTLEPAPEAHESAKEFTAKREAIANAAAKKPAGAYRPPHARGSVSSSSASSLYQKELENNMKNGTPPPPGLSRNGGGRGRIVPGAAPVVEKESKAAAKNRKKREAKKTKEDSPAPTLSAGGSTNGDVAAAAAATTPASTSASAGVIGGVVSVEEKKIRSLLKKLRAIEQLKMKQASGEPLEDTQVIKISKENEIRSELSTLGWSE; from the exons ATGTCGAAATCAACTGAATTATTTT GTCGTTTTCCTAGGTCGGTTGAGCTTATACAAGACTTTGAGGATATAACTCCAAGTCCGAAAGCCCAGAACGAGTGCAGGTGTGCTCTTTATTCTAGGAATGGACAAGTGTTTGCTTACACACAACCAAGTGAAGTTGTAATATTAGATACGTCAAGCCAAGCCAAAATTTATCATCGTATTGATATGCCTGACGTATTTGATTTAAGCCTCTCACCAAAGGGAACTTATTTGTGTCTTTGGTGCAAGCCGGTGCTATTGAACAAGGAGAATGGTACTTGGAACAAgaacttgaaaattttcaatatcaagtCAAAAGCAATCGTCGCTGAGTGGAGTGCAAAGCACCAAAATGGATGGAAGCCCCAATTTACTAGTGAGGAGACCTTGTTGAGTAGGGGTTTGAATAACCGTGAGATTCAATTTTTCGAATTAAAAGCTGAAAGTGATGCTGAAATCAATATGAGCCAACCTTCGTTCAAGTATAAATTGGAGGATGCAAAGGGaactttccaaaattttcaaatttcgCCAGGTAAGAACCCTAGTGTTGCTGTATTTATTCCAGAGAAGTCAGGAAAACCTGCTAGCGTGCTCATCTACAACATccccaatttcaatcaacccgtttgttttaaaaatttcttcaaagcGGAGAGATGTTCATTGAAATGGAATTCATTGGGAACTGCATTATTAGCATTAGCATCAACTGATCATGATACCTCAAACAAGTCGTACTATGGAGAAACCAATCTCTACTTGTTAGGTATTGCAGGCTCTTAtaattcaagaattgactTGACAAAAGAAGGTCCCATCCATGATATTACTTGGTCACCTACTGCCCGTGAGTTTGCAGTTTCATACGGTTATATGCCGTCAGAAACCACATTTTTTGATGCTCGAGGAAACGCTATCCATTCTTTACCCACGGCTTCGAGAAATACCATCTTGTATTCACCTCATGCCAAGTTTGTCTTGGTAGCtggatttggaaatttgcAAGGTACTGTTGATGTTTATGATCGCCAGAATAAATTCTCCAAAGTTGTCTCATTCGAGGCTTCAAACACCTCAGTTTGTGAATGGTCACCATGTGGACGTTTTATATTGACCGCCACTACGTCTCCAAGGTTGAGGGTTGACAATGGTTTGAAAGTGTGGCATGCGAGCGGAAAGCTAATCTACTTAAAGGAGTTTTCTGAATTATATTCCATTGGATGGAAGCCACAAGAATTGTCGCAGTTTCCACCATTAAAGACATTGGAGCCAGCACCAGAGGCACATGAATCTGCAAAAGAATTTACTGCTAAACGTGAGGCCATAGCTAATGCTGCAGCTAAGAAACCAGCTGGTGCTTATCGTCCACCACATGCACGTGGTAGTGTTTCACTGAGTTCAGCATCGAGTTTGTACCAAAAGGAGCTTGAAAATAACATGAAAAATGGTACACCACCACCGCCAGGTTTGTCAAGAAATGGGGGCGGTAGAGGTAGAATTGTACCTGGTGCTGCACCTGTTGTTGAGAAAGAAAGTAAAGCTGCAGCCAAGaatagaaagaaaagagaggCTAAAAAGACCAAAGAAGATTCTCCTGCTCCAACTTTGTCTGCTGGTGGTAGTACTAATGGCGATGTGGCAGcagctgctgctgctacAACTCCTGCATCCACTTCAGCCAGTGCTGGTGTTATTGGAGGAGTTGTTTCAGTAGAGGAGAAGAAAATAAGATcgttattgaaaaagttgagggcgattgaacaattgaagatgaaacAAGCTAGTGGTGAGCCTTTGGAAGATACCCAAGTGATTAAGATTTCAAAGGAGAATGAAATTAGGTCTGAATTGCTGACGCTTGGATGGTCCGAATAG
- a CDS encoding Otu1 protein (S. cerevisiae homolog OTU1 has protease has role in protein deubiquitination, regulation of transcription and to cytoplasm, nucleus): MEMRLKLKSDSGVSTIKVDSEILFQDFLADIKANTDLHIDTSESISMIKTGFPPKSIDLVFGPKTTLQDKHIKDGDQLSITFISTKRPLSPQSDSNTNVAPLNGSEVRAEAATNKKRDLKEDIPAVYIESENKYLILRNIPDDNSCLFNSISYAISGHDSYTTFSPPQELRNVVVDYVNRDPVLYSDTVLGRPREEYCRWILKKDSWGGAIELGILADWFDVRVICIDIESGNFIRIENEEKKPTKFMLLIYSGIHYDVLALGNEVSTKNKDQDECLFRIGDSREKGIIEAAEKLCKLLQEKDYSTNTTTFRVRCLDCYSILVGELGASKHAEQTGHLNFGEVKKT, translated from the coding sequence ATGGAAATGAGATTGAAACTAAAGTCAGATAGCGGGGTTTCCACAATAAAGGTTGACTCAGAGATATTGTTCCAAGATTTTCTCGCAGATATAAAAGCAAACACAGACCTACATATTGATACCTCGGAATCCATTAGCATGATCAAAACAGGCTTTCCACCGAAATCTATTGACTTGGTTTTCGGTCCGAAGACCACGTTGCAAGACAAACATATTAAAGATGGCGATCAGTTGAGTATTACGTTTATTTCAACCAAGCGTCCGTTGTCTCCACAACTGGATTCGAACACCAATGTTGCGCCACTCAACGGATCTGAAGTGAGGGCAGAGGCTGCCACAAACAAAAAGcgtgatttgaaagaagatATTCCAGCCGTGTACATAGAACTGGAGAACAAGTACTTGATACTACGAAATATCCCCGATGAcaattcttgtttgtttaaTTCGATATCGTATGCAATTTCAGGACACGATTCTTACACGACATTTTCTCCACCGCAAGAATTGAGAAATGTAGTGGTTGATTATGTAAATCGAGACCCTGTATTATATTCTGATACTGTGTTGGGTCGACCCCGAGAGGAATATTGCCGAtggattttgaagaaagataGCTGGGGTGGTGCAATAGAATTAGGTATATTGGCTGACTGGTTCGACGTTCGAGTCATTTGTATCGATATCGAACTGGGAAACTTTATCCGGATAGAGAATGAAGAGAAGAAACCAACAAAGTtcatgttgttgatttacaGTGGAATTCATTATGATGTATTGGCACTTGGCAACGAAGTCTCGACTAAAAACAAGGATCAGGATGAGTGTTTATTCAGGATTGGTGACTCTAGAGAAAAGGGAATTATTGAAGCTGCCGAAAAGCTATGTAAATTGCTACAGGAAAAAGATTACAGTACAAACACTACGACGTTTAGAGTACGTTGTTTGGATTGTTATCTGATTCTAGTGGGAGAGCTTGGTGCATCCAAACACGCTGAGCAAACTGGGCATTTGAACTTTGGTGAAGTGAAGAAAACGTAA
- a CDS encoding Bud20 protein (S. cerevisiae homolog BUD20 has role in cellular bud site selection and localizes to nucleus) — translation MGRYSVKRYKTKRRTRDLDLIYNDLSTPESINKLKNQPLDEYKPGLGQYYCIECAKYFENQLSLDRHQKSKIHKRRVKLLKERPYTPLEAEAAGGVNMEKFIESVEKYKQLEQFKAANKDIYETANNQKKDSLDALITGVPSEEFQKQQQQQQEQQATGGSNSVGETETEVIMEE, via the coding sequence ATGGGTAGATACAGTGTTAAAAgatacaaaacaaagagaagaaCGCGGGACTTGGATCTTATCTATAATGATTTGTCCACTCCAGAATCtatcaacaagttgaagaacCAACCATTGGATGAGTATAAACCAGGATTGGGGCAATATTATTGCATAGAATGTgccaaatattttgaaaatcaactaAGTTTGGATAGGCATCAAAAATCCAAGATTCATAAGCGAAGAGTTAAACTACTCAAGGAACGGCCATATACTCCATTGGAAGCAGAGGCTGCGGGTGGAGTTAACATGGAGAAATTTATCGAGTCTGTGGAGAAATACAAGCAACTAGAGCAATTCAAAGCGGCAAATAAGGATATTTACGAGACAGCAAATAACCAGAAGAAAGATAGCTTGGATGCATTGATTACGGGAGTACCATCTGAAGAATTCCAgaagcagcagcaacaacagcaagaacaacaagcaACAGGAGGGCTGAATTCTGTGGGTGAAACTGAGACAGAGGTCATAATGGAGGAATAG
- a CDS encoding Rpl10 ribosomal protein L10 (the C. parapsilosis ortholog has an intron in the UTR; similar to C. parapsilosis CPAR2_106440 and C. albicans RPL10), whose amino-acid sequence MARRPARCYRYCKNKPYPKSRYNRAVPDAKIRIYDLGRKKAPVDEFPLCVHLVSNELEQLSSEALEAARICANKYITKVSGRDSFHLRVRVHPFHVLRINKMLSCAGADRLQQGMRGAWGKPHGLAARVSIGQIIMSARTKDSNKDVVIEGLRRARYKFPGQQKIIISKKWGFTPLNREEYVAKKNNGEVLDDGAYVKFLSRKGNLEENLRQFPYFKYNA is encoded by the coding sequence ATGGCTAGAAGACCAGCTAGATGTTACAGATACTGTAAAAACAAGCCATACCCAAAGTCAAGATACAACAGAGCTGTCCCAGACGCCAAGATCAGAATTTATGACTTGGGTAGAAAGAAGGCTCCAGTTGACGAGTTCCCATTGTGTGTCCACTTGGTCTCCAACGAGTTGGAACAATTGTCATCGGAAGCTTTGGAAGCTGCACGTATCTGTGCTAACAAATACATCACCAAGGTTTCAGGTAGAGATTCATTCCACTTGAGAGTCAGAGTACACCCATTCCACGTCTTGCGTATCAACAAGATGTTGTCATGTGCCGGTGCAGATAGATTGCAACAAGGTATGAGAGGTGCTTGGGGTAAACCACACGGTTTAGCCGCCAGAGTCTCCATTGGACAAATCATCATGTCTGCTAGAACTAAGGACTCCAACAAAGATGTTGTCATTGAAGGTTTGAGAAGAGCTAGATACAAGTTCCCAGGTCAACAAAAGATCATCATCTCAAAGAAATGGGGTTTCACTCCATTGAACAGAGAAGAATATGTTGCTAAGAAGAACAACGGTGAAGTTCTCGATGACGGTGCTTACGTTAAATTCTTGTCAAGAAAGGGTAACTTGGAAGAAAACTTGAGACAATTCCCATACTTCAAATACAACGCTTAA